A single Ziziphus jujuba cultivar Dongzao chromosome 11, ASM3175591v1 DNA region contains:
- the LOC107408675 gene encoding anaphase-promoting complex subunit 7-like: MINLERKGMLRHCPNVIEAIIALAELGVNAKDIISLFLQTPNRSERAPYGYFDSSGWLQCYVEAQWCIALNDYEGGLQRFPNNIHFLLKIAKVLCLFVIRASGLMRGTYQLI; the protein is encoded by the exons GCATTGTCCTAATGTCATTGAGGCTATTATAGCTTTAGCAGAATTAGGAGTTAACGCCAAAGATATCATATCATTGTTTCTGCAG ACTCCAAATAGAAGTGAGAGGGCTCCATATGGTTATTTTGACTCAAGTGGATGGCTTCAA TGCTATGTCGAGGCCCAGTGGTGTATTGCTTTGAATGATTATGAAG GTGGTTTACAACGTTTCCCTAATAATATACACTTTTTGCTGAAGATTGCAAAG GTCCTCTGTTTGTTTGTGATCAGAGCATCAGGATTGATGAGGGGCACATACCAGCTTATATAA